A section of the Methanoregula formicica SMSP genome encodes:
- a CDS encoding polysaccharide biosynthesis PFTS motif protein, with protein MTNNPCTKFQDDDIYEVFECPEFSTFKYNFIEQYAQHNCVLADIDMVFREKFEGDAFLSTVESLTGSSLIRGAYKKAMCHIMFINYRNRHFNVPVHRESKLKSAWKYVRAVAQFAVYPLWIVYKIGIPSLHKKPKQTYQCGFRVSCCDWSFRNKCRSFDFLIDKNLLSKENVIFCIEEPISSEYRAAIDERGYDSVQIREILKNADISFLYREFLKKQFPAWLKLLIRSPLKPPYMLSLTLEILYKSLLWSKFFEDYHVGHYVVFNDDLPADIIRYIHADRSHTRTWFYIHSCSTNDFLTPPGMDDVLDTLYAFYATHHLVVWGRKMENYYRKHPHFIQCFDRFGCLFSEQVREARERPDTNTPRQKLLMKCHPKKIIGVFDTSFTETCPLGFEDMIRFVSGLLQLLEDFPDIGIIFKNKNSLKLLSEYVPQILPHYQKLQDHPRVYFTDADNTDPTECLAAADLVISAPFTSSSIEAIGAKIPALYYDASNRFPGCYYDRIPRFVAHNYAELKDFVNYWLIFCPPAEFEVYLNSYFKGELHEDFDAKAISRLREQLAS; from the coding sequence ATGACCAATAACCCGTGCACAAAATTTCAGGATGATGACATCTATGAGGTCTTTGAATGTCCTGAGTTCTCCACTTTTAAATATAATTTCATCGAGCAATACGCCCAGCATAACTGTGTTCTGGCCGATATTGATATGGTTTTTAGGGAAAAATTCGAGGGGGACGCTTTTCTCTCCACTGTGGAGTCACTCACCGGTTCCAGCCTTATCCGGGGGGCGTATAAAAAGGCGATGTGCCACATAATGTTCATTAATTACCGGAACAGGCACTTCAATGTCCCGGTTCACCGGGAATCAAAATTAAAATCTGCATGGAAATATGTCCGGGCGGTTGCGCAATTTGCGGTGTATCCACTCTGGATTGTATATAAAATTGGAATACCGTCCCTCCATAAGAAGCCAAAACAAACCTATCAATGTGGTTTCAGGGTCAGTTGTTGTGACTGGTCATTCAGGAATAAGTGCCGGTCTTTTGATTTTCTTATCGATAAGAATCTCCTGTCCAAAGAAAACGTGATCTTCTGTATCGAAGAGCCGATCTCGTCGGAATACCGTGCTGCAATCGATGAGAGAGGATATGATTCAGTCCAGATACGTGAAATCCTGAAGAATGCCGATATCTCCTTTCTCTATCGGGAATTTTTAAAAAAACAGTTCCCCGCGTGGCTGAAGTTATTAATCCGCTCACCTCTGAAGCCCCCGTACATGCTTAGCCTGACTCTTGAGATTCTGTATAAATCCCTGCTCTGGTCGAAATTTTTTGAGGATTATCATGTTGGTCATTATGTGGTTTTCAATGATGATCTCCCGGCGGACATTATCCGGTATATCCATGCGGACAGGTCACATACACGAACATGGTTTTATATCCATTCGTGTAGTACCAATGATTTTCTGACGCCTCCCGGTATGGATGATGTGCTTGACACACTCTATGCTTTTTATGCCACCCATCATCTGGTTGTCTGGGGTCGTAAGATGGAAAATTATTACCGGAAACACCCCCACTTCATCCAGTGTTTTGACCGGTTCGGATGTCTCTTTTCAGAACAGGTCCGTGAAGCCCGTGAACGGCCGGATACAAATACCCCGCGTCAGAAGCTACTGATGAAATGTCACCCGAAAAAAATCATTGGTGTCTTTGATACGTCATTTACAGAAACATGTCCGCTCGGTTTTGAGGATATGATCCGGTTTGTCAGTGGATTGCTGCAATTGCTCGAGGATTTTCCGGATATCGGTATTATTTTCAAGAATAAAAATTCCCTGAAACTTCTCTCCGAATACGTTCCCCAGATCCTTCCTCACTATCAGAAGCTGCAGGATCATCCCCGCGTTTATTTTACCGATGCTGATAATACAGATCCTACCGAATGTCTGGCAGCAGCAGATTTGGTAATTTCTGCTCCTTTTACATCATCGAGTATCGAAGCGATCGGAGCAAAAATTCCGGCTCTCTATTATGATGCCTCAAATCGGTTCCCCGGCTGTTATTATGATCGCATCCCTCGTTTCGTTGCACATAATTATGCGGAATTGAAAGATTTTGTCAATTACTGGCTCATATTCTGTCCGCCAGCAGAGTTTGAAGTGTACCTGAATTCATACTTCAAGGGCGAACTTCATGAGGATTTTGATGCAAAAGCTATCTCCCGGTTACGCGAGCAGTTAGCTTCATGA
- a CDS encoding UDP-N-acetylglucosamine 4,6-dehydratase family protein has product MDNKSFYKDKRILVTGGVGSIGRELVKKLLNYDPFIIRVFDNNETGLFDLENELNSNKIRPLVGDIRDKERLLMAFDGVDIVFHASALKHVPLCESNPFDAVKTNVIGTQNVLDAALSREVEKVINISTDKAVSPTNVMGATKLLAERLTISANYYRGLKRTVFSSVRFGNVMNSRGSVIPLFKSQIRNGGPVTVTDNNMTRFFMDIPSAVELIINAGRLSQGREIFILKMSAMKISDLARVMVEEYAPQHGYQPGDIRIKIIGKRGGEKLFEELMTKEEAEYAYENNDMFIILPQRITHEIPFEPKKPRTFKKSVIEEFSSRNAELLSTEEIRTLIRKIG; this is encoded by the coding sequence ATGGATAACAAATCGTTTTACAAAGATAAGCGTATCCTCGTTACCGGGGGCGTCGGGTCCATTGGTCGTGAACTTGTCAAGAAGCTCCTGAATTATGATCCCTTCATCATCAGGGTTTTTGATAACAATGAAACAGGATTGTTTGACCTCGAGAACGAACTGAACTCGAATAAAATTCGGCCCCTTGTCGGGGATATCCGTGACAAGGAACGCCTGCTGATGGCGTTCGATGGCGTTGATATCGTATTTCACGCTTCCGCCCTGAAACACGTCCCCCTCTGTGAATCCAATCCTTTTGACGCAGTAAAAACCAATGTTATCGGCACCCAGAATGTCCTTGATGCCGCACTTTCGCGAGAAGTTGAAAAAGTTATCAACATCAGTACAGACAAAGCAGTAAGCCCTACTAATGTGATGGGAGCCACCAAACTTCTTGCCGAACGCCTGACAATTTCTGCAAATTATTATCGCGGCCTGAAAAGAACCGTTTTTTCCAGTGTTCGCTTTGGAAATGTCATGAATTCACGGGGTTCGGTAATCCCGCTTTTTAAATCACAGATTCGGAATGGCGGTCCCGTTACTGTTACAGATAATAACATGACCCGCTTTTTTATGGATATCCCCTCTGCAGTGGAGCTGATCATCAATGCAGGAAGACTCAGTCAGGGCAGGGAAATCTTCATTTTAAAAATGTCTGCAATGAAAATTTCAGATCTTGCCAGGGTTATGGTCGAGGAATATGCTCCCCAGCACGGATATCAGCCGGGAGATATCCGGATCAAAATCATTGGAAAACGGGGGGGCGAGAAGCTCTTCGAAGAACTGATGACAAAAGAAGAAGCAGAATATGCTTACGAGAACAACGACATGTTCATTATCCTTCCTCAAAGGATTACCCATGAGATTCCCTTTGAACCAAAAAAGCCGCGGACATTCAAAAAATCGGTTATTGAGGAATTCTCATCCCGCAATGCAGAATTATTAAGCACTGAAGAAATTCGCACACTAATCCGGAAAATCGGATAA
- a CDS encoding DegT/DnrJ/EryC1/StrS family aminotransferase: MTWKIPLFKMYWDDDDVSGVSKVIKSGMSWASGPQIAEFERIIADYIGSKYCLTFNSGTSALHAVLLAYGIGPGDEVIVPSFTFIATANAPKFVGATPVFADIETSSFGLDPADVETKITKRTKAIIPVHYGGFPCKIKELKKIADDHGIPLIEDAAEAFGASIGKRKVGTFGDSAILSFCQNKIITTGEGGAIVTGNRDLYEKLKLLRSHGRPDTVDYFSTTQILDYITLGFNMRISSMTAALGIAQLQKIDHILSQRRADAEYYQSRLTGISGISVPKETRGTYAVYQLFSIQTKKRDKMIKALEKEGIMTKVYFSPAHKTHYYQKVLGYTDSLPVTEAISEEILSLPFYTGILRSDLDTVINAIENFSRMR; encoded by the coding sequence ATGACATGGAAAATTCCGCTCTTTAAAATGTACTGGGATGATGACGATGTTTCAGGAGTCAGTAAGGTTATAAAGTCCGGCATGAGCTGGGCATCAGGCCCGCAGATTGCAGAATTTGAGAGGATAATTGCTGATTATATCGGAAGTAAGTACTGTCTCACCTTCAACTCCGGCACATCTGCACTCCATGCTGTTCTTCTTGCATATGGCATCGGCCCCGGGGATGAGGTAATCGTTCCATCCTTCACCTTCATTGCAACAGCCAATGCTCCGAAATTTGTCGGCGCAACGCCGGTTTTTGCGGATATTGAGACATCTTCATTTGGTCTCGATCCTGCCGATGTTGAAACAAAGATAACAAAAAGAACCAAAGCGATCATTCCGGTGCATTACGGGGGATTCCCGTGTAAAATCAAAGAACTCAAAAAGATTGCCGATGATCATGGTATCCCCCTTATCGAAGATGCAGCTGAAGCCTTTGGTGCCAGTATTGGCAAGAGAAAAGTCGGCACATTCGGCGATTCTGCGATTTTAAGTTTCTGCCAGAACAAGATCATCACTACCGGGGAAGGGGGAGCTATCGTGACCGGCAACAGGGATCTTTATGAGAAACTGAAACTCCTGCGTTCCCATGGCAGGCCAGATACGGTAGATTATTTTTCGACAACACAAATTCTTGATTATATTACCCTCGGCTTCAACATGCGTATCTCATCCATGACGGCTGCACTTGGGATCGCTCAATTACAAAAGATAGACCACATTCTCTCCCAGAGACGAGCCGATGCTGAATATTATCAATCAAGACTGACCGGAATATCAGGCATATCAGTTCCCAAGGAAACACGGGGTACTTATGCAGTGTACCAGTTATTCTCCATCCAGACAAAAAAACGGGACAAGATGATCAAGGCTCTTGAAAAGGAGGGGATCATGACCAAAGTGTATTTCTCTCCAGCCCATAAAACACACTATTATCAGAAAGTTCTGGGATATACCGATTCTCTGCCAGTGACAGAAGCAATCTCTGAAGAAATTCTTAGTCTGCCATTCTATACTGGTATTCTGCGATCGGATCTTGATACGGTAATTAATGCCATCGAAAACTTTTCACGGATGAGATAA
- a CDS encoding acyltransferase, with protein MIEDGIPTRYNWVVQHKENFKLGFKTDIGAFTYINAINGVTIEDLVQIGSHCSLYSVSTIDNKTGPILLKRNCRIGTHSVIMPGVTIGENSRIGAFSFVTGDIPADVVAFGIPARVIRPLVDKEKDEDKDRGLNDDMENSAL; from the coding sequence GTGATTGAAGACGGGATTCCAACCAGATACAACTGGGTTGTGCAGCATAAAGAAAATTTTAAACTCGGTTTTAAAACCGATATCGGGGCATTCACGTACATTAATGCAATCAATGGGGTTACCATTGAGGATTTGGTCCAGATAGGATCCCACTGCTCGTTATATTCAGTGTCAACTATTGATAACAAAACAGGACCCATACTACTAAAGAGAAACTGCAGGATCGGGACTCATTCTGTGATCATGCCGGGTGTTACAATCGGCGAAAACTCAAGAATTGGTGCATTCAGTTTCGTGACCGGAGATATTCCTGCAGATGTTGTGGCCTTTGGTATACCCGCCCGGGTTATCCGGCCCCTGGTAGACAAGGAGAAGGACGAAGACAAAGACAGAGGTTTAAACGATGACATGGAAAATTCCGCTCTTTAA
- the neuC gene encoding UDP-N-acetylglucosamine 2-epimerase, with translation MKQKILYISGTRADYGLMRSVLFQIKHHPEMELHIIVTGMHLMPEFGSTITEIKQDGFRYHIVDTIQEEDSKGSMAEFIGHFIQNLVTRVREIQPDKILILGDRGEMLGGAIVGAYMGIPVFHVHGGEVTSTVDEFARHAITKLSHIHLAATAESAERIRKMGENPEHIFVVGAPGLDQIYPVITEPDMDVITRYGIDPQIPLILVIQHPVPLEPGDPAAQMEKTLQAVSKIRGQVFVIYPNADAGGRAMIETIKQYESLPNIRTFQNVNHADYLHLLKISSVIVGNSSSGIIEAPTFGVPAINIGSRQNGRQKGENVVDTGYDSDQIAQAIEYGLHDVVFRQKVKAAKNPYGDGRSSGKIVKILESVVNTPDLVQKRMMY, from the coding sequence ATGAAACAAAAAATTCTCTATATCTCCGGTACCCGCGCAGATTATGGCCTGATGCGTTCGGTTCTTTTCCAGATAAAACATCATCCGGAAATGGAACTCCATATCATTGTAACGGGCATGCATCTTATGCCCGAATTTGGATCAACCATCACTGAAATTAAACAGGATGGCTTTCGTTATCATATCGTTGACACGATTCAGGAAGAGGATTCCAAGGGATCCATGGCTGAATTTATCGGTCATTTCATTCAGAATCTTGTTACCAGAGTACGGGAGATCCAACCCGATAAAATCCTTATCCTCGGAGACCGGGGAGAAATGTTGGGAGGGGCAATTGTCGGAGCGTATATGGGTATCCCGGTTTTCCATGTGCACGGGGGCGAGGTAACCTCAACGGTTGACGAATTCGCACGTCATGCCATCACAAAACTATCCCACATTCACCTGGCTGCAACAGCGGAGAGCGCAGAGCGGATAAGGAAAATGGGGGAAAATCCAGAGCATATTTTTGTTGTAGGCGCACCGGGACTGGATCAGATATATCCGGTTATCACAGAGCCGGACATGGATGTAATCACCCGGTATGGGATCGATCCGCAGATTCCGCTCATTCTTGTAATCCAGCATCCCGTCCCCCTGGAACCGGGAGATCCGGCTGCCCAGATGGAAAAAACGTTACAAGCAGTTTCAAAGATCCGGGGGCAGGTATTTGTAATATATCCAAATGCTGATGCAGGAGGCAGGGCAATGATCGAAACAATAAAACAGTATGAATCCCTGCCAAATATCCGCACATTCCAGAATGTGAACCATGCTGACTATCTACACCTCCTGAAAATCTCTTCAGTGATTGTCGGGAATTCCAGCAGCGGTATTATCGAAGCTCCGACATTTGGTGTTCCGGCAATCAACATTGGAAGCAGGCAGAACGGACGCCAGAAGGGAGAGAATGTTGTTGATACCGGATATGACTCAGATCAAATTGCCCAAGCCATAGAATATGGACTCCATGACGTCGTTTTCCGACAGAAAGTTAAGGCTGCAAAAAATCCGTATGGGGATGGCAGGAGCAGCGGGAAAATTGTCAAGATTCTTGAAAGCGTTGTGAACACACCGGATTTAGTTCAGAAGAGGATGATGTACTGA
- the neuB gene encoding N-acetylneuraminate synthase, with protein sequence MITLGNKKIGDGEPCFIIAEAGINHNGDIALAKSLIDAAFSAKADAVKFQTFNTDSLVTADAQKAEYQKESGSSTETQYAMLKKLELTKNDFKILSEYAKKKGIIFLSTGFDDESIEILIHLKIPAFKIPSGEITNLPLLKKIAQTHKPVILSTGMATLEEIRDAVDFLKKNGCRDIILLHCTSSYPAPFNSVNLRVIGSLRKEFNVPVGYSDHTKGTKIPVAAVALGACVVEKHMTVDRSLPGPDHKASIEPHEFRRMVESIRNVEMALGSENKAVQECEQSNRNLVRKSIVAKKIIRKGSVFSEEMFTLKRPGTGIEPRYITQLIGKSAKCDIRKDSVITWDMVE encoded by the coding sequence ATGATTACCCTTGGAAACAAGAAAATCGGAGATGGCGAACCCTGTTTCATAATTGCTGAAGCGGGCATTAATCATAACGGGGATATTGCATTAGCCAAATCCTTGATCGATGCAGCATTTAGTGCAAAAGCGGATGCAGTAAAATTTCAAACATTCAACACGGATAGCCTTGTAACAGCAGATGCGCAAAAAGCAGAGTACCAGAAAGAATCCGGATCCTCCACTGAAACGCAGTATGCAATGCTGAAAAAACTTGAATTAACAAAAAATGACTTTAAAATACTTTCAGAGTATGCAAAAAAGAAGGGAATTATTTTTTTATCAACCGGATTTGATGACGAGAGTATCGAGATCCTGATCCATTTAAAAATCCCGGCATTCAAAATTCCATCGGGTGAGATCACCAATCTTCCACTGCTCAAAAAAATTGCACAAACCCATAAACCCGTTATCCTTTCAACGGGTATGGCGACCCTGGAAGAAATCCGGGATGCTGTTGATTTCCTTAAAAAAAATGGCTGCAGGGATATAATTCTCCTGCATTGCACGAGCAGTTATCCTGCACCGTTCAATTCAGTGAACCTGCGCGTGATAGGATCACTCCGCAAGGAGTTTAATGTTCCTGTAGGGTATTCGGATCATACCAAGGGAACTAAAATACCTGTTGCTGCAGTCGCCCTCGGCGCCTGTGTTGTTGAAAAACACATGACCGTGGATCGATCCCTTCCCGGGCCAGACCATAAGGCATCAATCGAACCTCACGAATTCAGACGGATGGTTGAATCAATCAGAAACGTTGAGATGGCCCTTGGGAGCGAGAATAAAGCCGTTCAGGAATGTGAACAAAGTAACCGGAACCTTGTCCGTAAAAGTATCGTTGCGAAAAAAATTATCCGGAAAGGTTCCGTCTTTTCCGAGGAGATGTTCACCCTAAAAAGACCGGGTACCGGAATAGAACCTCGATACATCACCCAACTTATCGGAAAATCAGCAAAATGTGATATCAGGAAAGACTCCGTTATCACGTGGGATATGGTGGAATGA
- a CDS encoding N-acetyl sugar amidotransferase → MKHCKNCMMPDTKPGLVLNDQGICQACCHYEMRKTVNYQSRFEELKKLADKYRKNDGTHDCIIAISGGKDSHYQVYVMKELLGMNPLLVSVVDPFSKTKAGEYNFQNIADAFNCDVIALHQNPSLVRKMVRIAFEEMGSPTWPIDRAIYTFPIKMATRWKIPLIVYGENVSWEYGGVLQKETYSARDQLKNDVVKAIDWNFWFEKGISKKDIEMLQNPSDEEIESAGLEPIYLSYFIPWDGFRNYQIAKRYGFRDLSHEWRREGFVEDYDQVDSVAYLVHPWLKYPKFGFARATDVVGYWIRSGKITKKEGAQLIKEQDHKLDQRALDDFLAFTGYTDKEFWEIVDKFYNRDIFEKIDGIWKLKDPVWKNL, encoded by the coding sequence ATGAAACATTGTAAAAACTGCATGATGCCGGACACAAAACCGGGACTTGTTCTGAATGATCAGGGAATCTGTCAAGCATGTTGTCATTATGAAATGCGGAAAACCGTGAATTATCAGTCTCGTTTTGAAGAACTGAAAAAACTTGCGGACAAGTACCGAAAGAATGATGGTACCCACGATTGCATTATTGCGATTAGTGGAGGCAAAGATAGCCATTACCAAGTGTACGTAATGAAAGAACTGCTTGGTATGAACCCTCTGCTTGTTTCTGTTGTAGATCCGTTCTCTAAAACCAAAGCCGGGGAATATAATTTCCAGAATATCGCTGATGCATTTAACTGTGATGTCATTGCCCTTCACCAGAACCCATCGCTGGTCAGGAAGATGGTGAGGATTGCATTTGAAGAGATGGGAAGTCCCACTTGGCCTATTGATCGGGCAATCTATACATTCCCGATAAAAATGGCAACCCGCTGGAAAATTCCGCTCATCGTATATGGTGAGAATGTAAGCTGGGAGTATGGAGGAGTCCTCCAGAAGGAAACATACAGTGCCCGCGATCAGCTGAAAAACGATGTTGTCAAAGCCATTGACTGGAACTTTTGGTTCGAGAAAGGAATATCAAAGAAAGATATTGAAATGCTCCAAAATCCATCAGATGAAGAGATCGAATCTGCTGGACTTGAGCCCATATATCTGAGTTATTTCATTCCATGGGACGGGTTCCGTAATTATCAGATTGCAAAAAGATATGGTTTTCGGGATCTCTCCCATGAATGGAGAAGAGAAGGGTTCGTTGAAGATTATGATCAGGTTGATTCAGTTGCATACCTGGTCCACCCATGGTTGAAATATCCAAAATTTGGATTTGCACGTGCCACCGATGTAGTTGGTTACTGGATTCGCAGCGGGAAAATCACCAAGAAAGAGGGTGCCCAGCTGATAAAGGAACAGGATCATAAACTCGACCAGCGGGCACTCGATGACTTCCTTGCATTTACCGGATATACTGACAAAGAATTCTGGGAGATTGTCGATAAATTCTATAATCGAGATATTTTCGAAAAAATTGACGGGATCTGGAAACTAAAGGACCCGGTATGGAAGAACCTTTGA
- the hisF gene encoding imidazole glycerol phosphate synthase subunit HisF, giving the protein MPLRIIARLDVKPPDVVKPVHFEGLRRMGSPKDLASKYYNQGADEILFEDIVASLYRRPIMLDLIHQTSRDLYIPFAAGGGVQATEHFEQLLHNGVDKVLINTYALQEDPSIIRRAAEIFGSQAVVVHIVAKHWTDWWECYSDCGRIRSGKNAVSWAKEVESLGAGELLVSSVDRDGRNRGFDKDLIAAIVSKVKIPVIAGSGAGSLEEIRDMITHAKPDAVAIGSLLHYNKTTIGEIKTFLADSGIEVAL; this is encoded by the coding sequence ATGCCGTTGCGAATTATTGCCCGCCTTGATGTTAAACCTCCAGATGTGGTAAAACCGGTTCATTTTGAAGGTTTGAGAAGAATGGGTTCCCCCAAGGACCTTGCCTCGAAATATTACAATCAGGGTGCGGATGAGATCCTTTTCGAGGATATTGTTGCCAGCCTGTATCGCAGGCCGATCATGCTTGACCTGATCCATCAGACATCACGCGATCTTTATATTCCCTTTGCTGCCGGTGGGGGTGTTCAGGCAACTGAGCATTTTGAACAATTACTTCACAACGGTGTAGACAAAGTCCTGATCAATACCTATGCCCTCCAGGAAGATCCTTCAATTATCCGAAGGGCTGCTGAAATCTTCGGCTCCCAGGCTGTCGTTGTGCATATTGTTGCAAAACACTGGACTGACTGGTGGGAGTGTTACAGTGACTGCGGTAGAATCCGGAGCGGAAAGAATGCTGTATCATGGGCAAAAGAAGTGGAATCTCTTGGAGCCGGTGAACTTCTTGTCAGCTCGGTTGATCGCGATGGAAGGAACCGCGGATTTGATAAAGATCTGATTGCTGCTATTGTCTCAAAAGTCAAAATTCCGGTTATTGCAGGAAGCGGGGCAGGATCGCTTGAAGAAATCCGGGACATGATAACACATGCAAAACCGGATGCGGTTGCTATCGGAAGCCTCCTACACTATAATAAAACAACGATCGGGGAGATTAAGACATTCCTTGCGGACAGCGGAATCGAGGTTGCGCTATGA
- the hisH gene encoding imidazole glycerol phosphate synthase subunit HisH produces MSTVIGLLNYGVSGNIFSVQKALERAGATVKTVKTKKDFKSFDKIVLPGVGSFRDAMDNLGDLKSELVDQIHERPTLGICLGMQILSKVGYEFGETWGLDLIDAEVKKIEVKCKVPHLGWGKLSLVKESPLLTGITNEDNFYFMHSYEVVNYTDVIALTNYCDHNFVSVIQKNDLYGVQFHPEKSREAGIVILNNFISLP; encoded by the coding sequence ATGAGTACGGTAATTGGTCTTTTGAATTATGGTGTATCGGGAAATATTTTCAGTGTTCAGAAAGCTCTTGAACGCGCTGGTGCGACCGTAAAAACCGTGAAAACTAAAAAAGACTTCAAATCTTTTGACAAAATCGTTCTTCCCGGTGTGGGCAGTTTCAGGGACGCAATGGACAATCTCGGGGATTTAAAATCCGAACTTGTCGACCAGATCCACGAACGCCCAACCTTGGGGATTTGCCTTGGGATGCAGATTCTCTCGAAAGTCGGGTATGAATTTGGTGAAACATGGGGATTGGATCTTATCGATGCGGAAGTGAAAAAAATTGAGGTAAAATGCAAAGTCCCCCATCTGGGCTGGGGAAAATTATCCCTCGTAAAGGAGTCCCCACTCCTTACCGGGATCACAAATGAAGATAATTTTTACTTCATGCATTCTTACGAGGTTGTTAATTATACTGATGTTATTGCGCTGACAAATTATTGCGACCATAACTTCGTTTCTGTTATCCAGAAAAATGATCTCTACGGTGTCCAGTTCCATCCTGAAAAAAGTCGGGAAGCCGGTATTGTAATCCTAAACAACTTCATCAGTCTCCCGTGA
- a CDS encoding N-acetyl sugar amidotransferase, whose product MTEEFGMYGMPTKVRFCKKCTMNNQRPSSTVEFKNKPGDKKRAIAFDKDGVCEACRFADKKRTIDWEKRRGELSDLCDRFRRMDGRYDVIVPGSGGKDSVMAAHILKHEYNMHPLLITWPPQIYTRVGRRNFESWLNSGFANYTYWPNQKVHRLLTRLAFLNLVHPFQPFIIGQKNLAPKFSIQLNIPLVVFGENEAEYGNPVADNQSAKRDSSYYSMDHELDQIYLGGANAKDLMKEYHLSLSDLEAYLPSEPARLDTVGTEVHYLGYYIPWHPQETYYYAVEHSDFLPNDFRTEGSYSKYSSIDDKIDWLHYYTTYVKFGVGRATYDSAQEIRNGDITRDEGIRLIRRFDGEFPHMYLKECLDYMGITEHQFHETIDNARPPHLWKKTNGKWELRQKIWETEL is encoded by the coding sequence ATGACAGAAGAATTCGGCATGTACGGTATGCCCACGAAGGTCAGGTTCTGCAAGAAATGCACCATGAATAACCAGCGGCCATCATCGACCGTGGAATTCAAGAACAAGCCCGGTGATAAAAAGCGGGCAATTGCGTTTGATAAAGATGGTGTCTGTGAGGCCTGCAGATTTGCCGACAAAAAACGAACTATTGACTGGGAGAAACGGCGCGGGGAGCTTTCCGATCTCTGTGACAGGTTCCGTCGGATGGACGGAAGATATGATGTTATTGTTCCCGGCAGTGGCGGAAAAGACAGCGTGATGGCGGCTCATATTCTGAAGCATGAATATAATATGCATCCGCTCCTGATTACCTGGCCTCCTCAAATCTACACACGTGTCGGAAGACGGAATTTTGAATCATGGCTGAATTCAGGTTTTGCAAATTATACGTACTGGCCGAACCAGAAAGTCCACCGTCTCCTTACCCGTCTTGCATTTCTCAACCTCGTTCACCCCTTCCAGCCGTTCATTATCGGACAGAAGAATCTTGCCCCGAAATTTTCAATTCAGTTAAATATTCCCCTTGTGGTATTTGGAGAGAACGAGGCAGAATATGGCAATCCTGTTGCAGACAACCAGAGCGCAAAACGTGATTCTTCCTATTATTCCATGGACCATGAGCTGGATCAGATTTACCTTGGTGGGGCAAATGCAAAGGATCTCATGAAGGAATATCACCTATCCTTATCAGATCTCGAGGCATACCTTCCATCTGAACCAGCCCGGCTGGATACGGTAGGAACGGAAGTTCATTACTTGGGATACTATATTCCTTGGCACCCTCAGGAAACCTATTATTATGCAGTTGAACATTCTGATTTCCTGCCAAATGATTTCAGAACGGAAGGAAGTTACAGCAAATACAGTTCCATTGACGACAAAATTGACTGGCTCCATTATTATACCACGTATGTAAAATTTGGTGTGGGCCGCGCTACCTATGATTCCGCCCAGGAAATAAGAAATGGGGATATCACCCGCGATGAGGGTATCCGGCTCATCAGAAGATTTGATGGAGAATTTCCCCACATGTACCTCAAGGAGTGTCTTGATTATATGGGAATTACTGAACACCAGTTCCATGAAACAATCGACAACGCGAGACCTCCGCATTTATGGAAAAAGACCAACGGGAAATGGGAGTTACGTCAAAAAATATGGGAAACTGAATTATAG